One genomic window of Polyangium aurulentum includes the following:
- a CDS encoding serine/threonine-protein kinase produces MAPSQHPLAPGALVARRFAVEAVAGNGGMGEVYRALDQESGQRVALKLVHLDASPRDVERFAREARILSEVRHPRIVGYVAHGVCEDGRPYLVMQWLEGEDLSKRLARGPLGTRAALGLLGCLAEALSALHVRGVVHRDLKPSNVLLCDGELERATILDLGIARSEASCPITAAGVLPGTPQYMSPEQVRGEGELGPSSDIFSLGCILYECLAGRPPFLSDDVRSLYAKILFEPPPALTQLRPGIPGAVEALVLRMLEKDPAKRPPSAAALVSELGALSGTSAPADPYSPAWSRIEQRLVSVVMAAPSPRTSGVFFEPAWSERQAEMGEAMRAAAASMGTRAEVLEDGSLLATISQGRGSAADGAALAARCALRIKDRWPEALVVITTGRAVLGEGLPMGEAIDRAVEEMRALASGAPRTPKGCVLSDELTARLVSGRFLARRRNGARVYLHAEASEADDARLVLGKTLPCEGRSREIESIERARAASAEDRSAGAIVITAPAGTGKTRIHRELVRRMAARGDDALVLVGRGDPLGPTSAYAMLGDALRRHSGVVQLLDELSGMAPPDAKAAAPKRPPRAVRAQIEAAFLDWLRAECDRRPVLLVLEDLHGGDAQSVGLVERALCELHDRPLFVLGLARPEVDEVFPRLWEKHAQRMRLSTLGRRAAERLVREALGKGTAEATVARIVDQSAGNPLYLEELVREHAEGRGDLTPASLLAMMQAQLMRLPPEARRVLRAASVLGDRFWRGGVLAVMGEDARAHAVDRWLDALVEAELVQRRRHSHVTGDVEYGIDHALVREAAYELLTDEDRQTGHRRAAAWLEGAGDQDPAALAEHWLRAGEAARARAYHVRAAGEAFERNDREATIAHTRRVEQLSGEGDTDRGIARAMACVMLYWHKDWTGALAAGFEALSLLTPASLWWCRVAGAMSIITGLESHADAFPRLAAQIVSARPASEVLGAYAASLGRLLCLLGVRLDRQTAAGVLSRMRELVEEVGAVDPGAHGWARFSAYEYSRATTLEPFTQLETIEDAARAFEEAGNVHMHALARARVGEARAALGAHDEAERLMREALEQCAGFRDTLATMGVRSLFATFLVERGGSERRAEAERIARELVAETGVSGYDVGLAHGLLARIALAEDDLARAEAEVEEGIARLARAPVRRLSLLATRVRVLLARGRVALAAERAREALAELRNLGGAGAVELDLCAAAAEALLAVGDLPGLREVLAGALEGLLAALQDVPEGDMQVRLLRNVPTNALLLRLSLAYLPEETERDFASFLSDDEAEESAA; encoded by the coding sequence ATGGCCCCTTCGCAACACCCCCTCGCCCCTGGCGCGCTCGTCGCGCGCAGGTTCGCCGTCGAGGCGGTCGCTGGAAACGGCGGCATGGGGGAGGTCTACCGCGCGCTCGACCAGGAGAGCGGGCAGCGCGTCGCGCTCAAGCTGGTCCATTTGGACGCGAGCCCGCGCGACGTCGAGCGCTTCGCCCGCGAGGCGCGCATCCTTTCCGAGGTCCGCCACCCGCGCATCGTCGGGTACGTGGCGCACGGCGTGTGCGAGGACGGGCGCCCTTACTTGGTGATGCAATGGTTGGAGGGCGAAGATCTTTCGAAAAGGCTCGCGCGCGGGCCGCTCGGCACCCGCGCCGCCCTCGGCCTCCTCGGCTGCCTGGCCGAGGCGCTCTCCGCGCTGCACGTGCGCGGCGTTGTGCACAGGGACCTGAAGCCCTCGAACGTGCTTCTGTGCGACGGTGAGCTCGAGCGCGCCACCATCCTCGACCTCGGCATCGCGCGCTCCGAGGCCTCGTGCCCGATCACGGCCGCGGGCGTGCTCCCCGGGACGCCCCAGTACATGTCCCCCGAGCAGGTGCGCGGCGAGGGCGAGCTGGGCCCGAGCTCGGACATCTTCTCGCTCGGCTGCATCCTCTACGAATGCCTCGCGGGCAGGCCGCCGTTCCTCTCCGACGACGTGCGGTCGCTCTACGCGAAGATCCTCTTCGAGCCCCCGCCCGCGCTCACGCAGCTCAGGCCCGGGATCCCCGGGGCCGTCGAGGCGCTCGTGCTTCGCATGCTCGAGAAGGACCCTGCCAAGCGCCCCCCGAGCGCCGCGGCGCTGGTGAGCGAGCTGGGCGCCCTGTCGGGCACATCGGCGCCCGCGGATCCGTACTCGCCCGCGTGGAGCCGCATCGAGCAGCGGCTCGTGAGCGTGGTCATGGCGGCGCCTTCGCCGCGCACGAGCGGGGTGTTCTTCGAGCCGGCGTGGTCCGAGCGTCAAGCCGAGATGGGCGAGGCGATGCGCGCCGCGGCGGCTTCCATGGGCACGCGCGCCGAGGTGCTGGAGGACGGCTCGCTGCTCGCGACGATCTCGCAGGGGCGCGGCTCGGCGGCGGACGGGGCGGCGCTCGCGGCGCGTTGCGCGCTGCGGATCAAGGACCGCTGGCCCGAGGCCCTCGTCGTGATCACCACGGGCCGCGCGGTGCTCGGCGAGGGCTTGCCCATGGGCGAGGCGATCGATCGGGCGGTCGAGGAGATGCGCGCGCTGGCGAGCGGCGCGCCGCGGACTCCCAAGGGCTGCGTGCTCAGCGACGAGCTGACGGCGCGCCTCGTCTCCGGCCGCTTCCTCGCGCGCCGCCGCAATGGAGCGCGCGTTTACCTGCACGCGGAAGCGAGCGAGGCGGACGACGCGCGCCTCGTGCTCGGAAAAACCCTGCCCTGCGAGGGGCGGTCTCGCGAGATCGAGTCGATCGAGCGCGCGCGCGCGGCCTCTGCCGAGGACCGCTCGGCCGGGGCGATCGTGATCACGGCGCCGGCAGGCACGGGCAAGACGCGCATCCACCGCGAGCTCGTCCGCCGCATGGCCGCGCGGGGCGACGACGCCCTCGTGCTCGTGGGGCGCGGCGATCCGCTCGGCCCGACCTCGGCGTACGCGATGCTCGGCGACGCGCTACGGCGGCATTCAGGCGTCGTTCAGCTCCTCGACGAGCTGTCCGGGATGGCGCCGCCGGACGCGAAGGCGGCGGCGCCAAAGCGCCCCCCGCGCGCCGTTCGTGCGCAGATCGAGGCCGCTTTCCTCGACTGGTTGCGGGCCGAGTGCGACCGGCGGCCGGTGCTGCTCGTGCTCGAGGATCTGCACGGGGGCGATGCGCAGAGCGTCGGGCTCGTGGAGCGGGCTCTGTGCGAGCTTCACGATCGCCCGCTCTTCGTGCTCGGCCTCGCGCGGCCCGAGGTCGACGAGGTCTTCCCCCGGCTCTGGGAGAAGCACGCGCAGCGGATGCGCCTGTCGACGCTCGGCCGGCGCGCGGCGGAGCGGCTCGTGCGCGAGGCGCTCGGCAAGGGGACGGCCGAGGCGACGGTGGCCCGGATCGTCGATCAATCGGCGGGCAACCCGCTCTACCTCGAGGAGCTGGTGCGCGAGCACGCCGAGGGTCGGGGCGATCTCACGCCGGCGTCGCTGCTCGCGATGATGCAGGCGCAGCTCATGCGGCTCCCGCCCGAGGCGCGCCGGGTGCTGCGGGCCGCGAGCGTCCTCGGCGACAGGTTCTGGCGCGGCGGCGTGCTGGCGGTGATGGGCGAGGACGCGCGCGCGCACGCCGTCGACCGCTGGCTCGATGCGCTCGTGGAGGCGGAGCTGGTGCAGCGCCGGCGCCACAGCCACGTGACCGGCGACGTCGAGTACGGCATCGACCACGCCCTCGTGCGCGAGGCCGCCTACGAGCTGCTCACGGACGAGGATCGGCAAACGGGGCACCGCCGAGCGGCCGCGTGGCTCGAGGGCGCGGGGGACCAGGACCCGGCCGCGCTCGCCGAGCACTGGCTGCGCGCGGGTGAAGCGGCGCGCGCGCGGGCCTACCACGTGCGCGCCGCGGGCGAGGCGTTCGAGCGCAACGACCGCGAGGCGACGATCGCGCACACGCGGCGGGTCGAGCAGCTCAGCGGCGAAGGCGACACCGATCGCGGCATCGCGCGCGCCATGGCGTGCGTGATGCTCTACTGGCACAAGGACTGGACGGGGGCGCTCGCGGCAGGCTTCGAGGCCCTGTCGCTGCTCACGCCCGCGAGCCTGTGGTGGTGCCGCGTGGCGGGCGCGATGAGCATCATCACGGGCCTCGAGTCGCACGCCGACGCGTTCCCCCGGCTCGCCGCGCAGATCGTCTCCGCGCGCCCGGCCTCCGAGGTGCTCGGGGCCTACGCCGCCTCGCTCGGCCGGCTGCTCTGCCTCCTGGGCGTGCGGCTCGACCGGCAAACGGCGGCCGGGGTGCTCTCGCGCATGCGCGAGCTCGTCGAGGAGGTGGGCGCCGTCGATCCGGGCGCGCACGGCTGGGCGCGCTTCTCGGCGTACGAATACAGCCGCGCCACGACGCTCGAGCCGTTCACGCAGCTCGAGACCATCGAGGACGCGGCGCGGGCCTTCGAGGAGGCGGGCAACGTGCACATGCACGCGCTCGCCCGCGCGCGGGTCGGCGAGGCGCGCGCGGCCCTCGGGGCGCACGACGAGGCAGAGCGCCTCATGCGCGAGGCCCTGGAGCAGTGCGCGGGGTTCCGCGACACGCTCGCGACGATGGGCGTCCGCAGCCTGTTCGCGACGTTCCTCGTCGAGCGGGGCGGCTCCGAGAGGCGCGCGGAGGCGGAGCGGATCGCGCGCGAGCTCGTCGCGGAGACCGGCGTCTCGGGGTACGACGTGGGCCTGGCGCACGGGCTGCTCGCGAGAATCGCGCTCGCGGAGGACGACCTCGCGCGGGCCGAGGCCGAGGTCGAAGAGGGCATCGCGCGCCTCGCCCGCGCGCCGGTGCGGCGTCTATCGCTCCTCGCCACGCGCGTGCGCGTGCTGCTCGCGCGGGGGCGCGTGGCGCTCGCCGCAGAGCGCGCGAGGGAGGCGCTCGCCGAGCTCCGGAATCTCGGGGGCGCCGGCGCCGTGGAACTGGACCTCTGCGCCGCGGCCGCGGAGGCGCTGCTCGCGGTGGGTGACCTCCCGGGGCTGCGCGAGGTGCTCGCAGGCGCGCTCGAGGGCCTGCTTGCCGCCTTGCAAGACGTCCCCGAGGGCGACATGCAGGTTCGCCTGCTTCGTAATGTTCCGACAAACGCTCTGCTTCTGCGCCTGTCGCTCGCCTATTTGCCGGAGGAGACGGAGCGCGATTTCGCCTCGTTTTTGAGCGACGACGAGGCCGAGGAGAGCGCGGCCTAG
- a CDS encoding LA_2272 family surface repeat-containing protein encodes MESKRPAGRVLTAAFAVFSLCGAAEARAQDVATEGGVPREPVPVAGDTPSEPPVTPPYTHSPYHPPPYRPPPLPPKPTRRYVLLPGIFPEADMFAGIAELGLVTASAKEFYGPLQFGFFGSEAASFAGLAQVGLVHTEIEDTFHGGFQLALGRNVADELYGGGQISLYRNVTTDFFAGVLQYAVWRNDAQRFVGLLQLGAVNTAQVFVGGLQIGAYNKIGEAIDWDEGSLPGRGGPQSFVGLAQVGGHNRIEGGSFYGVLQLGGFNAITRKHFHGVLQLGVLNGIDGRFMGIAQVGLASYAEEGFYGVTQAGLINVLQQDFVGLVQGGGANVILRGNFRGIAQVGLGNYANRDFRGILQASPLFNGVGQHFKGVMQLSGLFNYVRDDFNGVFQVAPANWARRKFKGVAQIGVANYTGDDFTGAQIGGGNVVKEDMSGLQAGLFNTTEEVTGVQIGGANLSDRMFGASIGVVNKTKFVRGVQVGLVNYTERLRGVQLGLVNVSRGGGLPFMPVMNLGF; translated from the coding sequence ATGGAATCGAAGCGTCCGGCAGGCAGGGTGCTCACGGCGGCGTTCGCCGTCTTCTCGCTGTGCGGCGCTGCCGAGGCGAGGGCTCAGGACGTCGCGACCGAGGGCGGGGTGCCTCGGGAGCCGGTCCCGGTCGCGGGCGACACGCCCTCCGAGCCGCCGGTCACGCCGCCGTACACGCATTCGCCGTACCACCCGCCGCCCTATCGCCCGCCGCCCTTGCCGCCCAAGCCGACGCGCCGCTACGTGCTCCTGCCGGGCATCTTCCCCGAGGCGGACATGTTCGCAGGGATCGCCGAGCTCGGGCTCGTGACGGCCAGCGCGAAGGAGTTCTACGGTCCGCTTCAATTCGGCTTCTTCGGCAGCGAGGCGGCCTCGTTCGCGGGCCTCGCGCAGGTCGGGCTCGTCCACACGGAGATCGAGGACACCTTCCACGGCGGCTTTCAGCTCGCGCTGGGTCGCAACGTGGCCGACGAGCTTTACGGCGGCGGGCAGATCTCGCTCTACCGCAACGTGACCACGGACTTTTTCGCGGGCGTCTTGCAATACGCCGTCTGGCGGAACGACGCGCAGCGCTTCGTGGGCCTGTTGCAGCTCGGCGCGGTGAACACCGCGCAGGTCTTCGTGGGAGGCTTGCAGATTGGCGCCTACAACAAGATCGGCGAGGCGATCGACTGGGACGAGGGCTCCCTTCCGGGCCGCGGCGGCCCGCAGAGCTTCGTGGGGCTCGCGCAGGTCGGCGGGCACAACCGCATCGAGGGTGGCAGCTTCTACGGCGTCCTTCAGCTCGGGGGGTTCAATGCGATCACCCGCAAGCATTTCCACGGCGTTCTTCAGCTCGGCGTGTTGAACGGCATCGACGGCAGGTTCATGGGGATCGCGCAGGTGGGGCTCGCGAGCTACGCGGAGGAGGGGTTTTACGGGGTCACCCAGGCGGGCTTGATCAACGTCCTCCAGCAGGACTTCGTGGGCCTCGTCCAGGGGGGCGGCGCGAACGTGATCCTGAGGGGCAACTTCCGCGGCATTGCCCAGGTGGGCCTCGGCAACTACGCGAACAGGGATTTTCGCGGGATCTTGCAGGCCTCGCCGCTGTTCAACGGGGTGGGGCAACACTTCAAGGGCGTGATGCAGTTGAGCGGCCTGTTCAACTACGTGCGCGACGATTTCAACGGCGTCTTCCAGGTCGCGCCCGCGAACTGGGCGCGCCGCAAGTTCAAGGGAGTCGCGCAGATCGGCGTCGCGAACTACACGGGCGACGACTTCACCGGAGCGCAGATCGGCGGCGGGAACGTCGTCAAGGAGGACATGTCCGGGCTGCAGGCCGGCCTCTTCAACACCACCGAAGAGGTCACCGGCGTGCAGATTGGCGGGGCGAACCTCTCCGACCGGATGTTCGGCGCGTCGATCGGCGTCGTGAACAAGACGAAATTCGTGCGCGGGGTGCAGGTGGGGCTCGTGAATTACACGGAGCGGCTGCGCGGCGTTCAGCTCGGGCTGGTGAACGTCTCGAGGGGGGGCGGGCTGCCCTTCATGCCGGTGATGAATCTCGGATTCTGA
- a CDS encoding DUF6748 domain-containing protein, with translation MSPRRILALFSLAICSPFYAAGCAGPDLDPELDLEEDTAETAEAVTTATYYTARYDVRRCAAPMCGGYFVSAVNQAETECADGTRGSECYVADLDLSWFRHNAFGQNALRDAIGPRREDTRVVLFGDLDSGSTGYGTLTVRSAWIAPQRVAYVGEFYKARFNDLVCVVAPCPSFDAETLNVKDLQQIHEVKLSEVRASERERQDASQALFARSGIIVAGRLAVIPEYGRGGAATVLEGSQFFLPLSRRSR, from the coding sequence GTGTCACCTCGTCGCATCCTCGCACTTTTCTCGTTGGCCATTTGCTCACCGTTCTACGCCGCCGGCTGCGCCGGCCCTGACCTGGATCCAGAGCTGGATCTGGAGGAAGACACCGCGGAAACCGCGGAAGCAGTCACCACAGCGACCTATTACACCGCGCGCTACGACGTCCGGCGTTGCGCGGCGCCGATGTGCGGCGGCTACTTCGTGTCGGCCGTCAATCAGGCAGAGACCGAATGTGCCGACGGCACGCGCGGCAGCGAGTGCTACGTCGCAGATCTCGATCTGTCGTGGTTCCGCCATAACGCCTTCGGGCAAAACGCGCTGCGTGACGCGATCGGACCGCGTCGCGAAGATACGCGCGTCGTGCTCTTCGGCGACCTCGACAGCGGCTCGACCGGGTATGGCACCCTGACCGTTCGCTCGGCGTGGATCGCGCCGCAGCGAGTCGCGTACGTCGGCGAGTTCTACAAGGCGCGGTTCAATGACCTCGTGTGCGTCGTGGCTCCCTGTCCAAGCTTCGATGCCGAGACCCTCAACGTCAAGGACCTGCAGCAGATCCATGAGGTCAAGCTCTCGGAGGTCCGCGCCAGCGAGCGTGAGCGGCAGGACGCCAGTCAGGCGCTCTTCGCGCGCAGCGGCATCATCGTGGCGGGCCGGCTCGCGGTCATCCCGGAGTACGGCCGGGGCGGCGCTGCGACCGTCCTCGAAGGAAGCCAGTTCTTCCTGCCGCTGTCCCGGCGTAGCCGCTAG
- a CDS encoding phytochelatin synthase family protein, producing the protein MPARPAALLLAAALLLSAASARADRALLPPSLVALDSPEGQRLLVGASAREDFFHLVHTYVSQERPSYCGVASCVTVLNALPIAAPEPAFNQVNFFNPAAQRIRSAEDVGRGGMALDDLGDLLRAHPVEVKVVHASDTTLEDFRAAVSKNLGNANDYVIVNYERSEVGQESLGHISPLAAYDAPSDRFLLLDVARYKYPPVWVPAADLFRAMRTTDPTTGQSRGFVLVSPAPDATPPPPAKKPMSPLVFIAGAALGIAFLLGAGAGAGVATWRLRRTSRRARADA; encoded by the coding sequence ATGCCCGCGCGCCCCGCCGCCCTCTTGCTCGCCGCCGCGCTCCTGCTTTCGGCCGCCTCCGCCCGCGCCGATCGCGCCCTTTTGCCGCCGAGCCTCGTCGCGCTCGACTCGCCCGAGGGCCAGCGCCTCCTCGTCGGGGCCTCCGCGCGCGAGGACTTCTTCCACCTCGTCCACACCTACGTCTCGCAGGAGCGCCCCTCTTACTGCGGCGTCGCGAGCTGCGTCACGGTCCTCAACGCGCTGCCCATCGCCGCGCCCGAACCGGCCTTCAATCAGGTCAACTTCTTCAATCCCGCAGCCCAGCGCATTCGCTCCGCCGAGGACGTCGGCCGCGGCGGCATGGCCCTCGACGACCTCGGCGACCTTTTGCGCGCGCACCCGGTCGAGGTGAAGGTCGTCCACGCGAGCGACACGACGCTCGAGGATTTCCGCGCCGCCGTCTCGAAGAACCTCGGCAACGCCAACGATTACGTCATCGTCAACTACGAGCGCTCCGAGGTCGGCCAGGAGTCGCTCGGCCACATCTCCCCGCTCGCCGCATACGACGCGCCCTCCGACCGCTTCCTGCTCCTCGACGTCGCCCGCTACAAATACCCGCCCGTCTGGGTCCCCGCCGCGGATCTCTTCCGCGCCATGCGCACGACCGACCCGACCACCGGCCAATCACGCGGGTTCGTCCTGGTCTCCCCCGCCCCCGACGCCACTCCCCCGCCGCCCGCGAAGAAGCCGATGAGCCCGCTCGTTTTCATTGCAGGTGCCGCCCTGGGCATCGCCTTTCTGCTCGGCGCGGGCGCGGGCGCGGGCGTCGCGACGTGGCGACTTCGCAGGACGAGCAGGAGAGCACGGGCGGACGCCTGA
- a CDS encoding GNAT family N-acetyltransferase has translation MTCPRLETPRLLLVPMTVELVEAVLDGRRADTEAILGAKMPTAWPGRALVERAFLARLEAVRADPEHRLWGDRVAISREDPPRVIGSVVFHGGPDPKGVVEVAYGIEEESQRQGYGFEAVSVSVSWALTDPRVRAVRASTFTWHTASRRILEKLGFRVVDTDDEMLGEMLVYELSRR, from the coding sequence GTGACCTGCCCCAGGCTCGAGACCCCGCGCCTCTTGTTGGTCCCGATGACGGTGGAACTGGTCGAGGCCGTGCTCGATGGCCGCCGCGCGGACACCGAGGCGATCCTCGGGGCGAAAATGCCCACGGCCTGGCCTGGGCGCGCGCTGGTCGAGCGCGCGTTCCTCGCGCGTCTCGAGGCCGTGCGGGCCGATCCGGAGCACCGCCTTTGGGGCGATCGCGTGGCCATCTCGCGCGAGGATCCGCCGCGCGTGATCGGCAGCGTCGTCTTCCACGGCGGGCCCGATCCGAAGGGCGTCGTCGAGGTCGCGTACGGCATCGAGGAAGAATCGCAGCGGCAGGGCTATGGCTTCGAGGCGGTGTCGGTGTCGGTGTCGTGGGCGCTCACCGATCCGCGCGTGCGCGCCGTCCGCGCCTCGACGTTCACGTGGCACACGGCTTCGCGGCGCATCCTCGAAAAGCTCGGCTTCCGCGTGGTCGACACCGACGACGAGATGCTCGGCGAGATGCTCGTCTACGAGCTGTCACGCCGCTGA